The genomic segment TAAACATGAGAAATCGATAGTTTTAAATACATTTGTCTTGCAGTGCTGACTAGTTTTCCAGCCACTTTGAATAGACGGAAACGGATTGTGTCCACTTGGAGTCCTTTCGATTTTGGCTCAAAACACAAGGTGCGTAAAAAGTTAACCAGATTGTACGCCAACAGGCTAATCATCATGCGGGCCTCGTTTTCAATGAATCTGGGACTATCTGTATTATCAAAGAAGAAGCTGTTCTTGGCTTCTTTAATGTAGTTTTCCATGGTACCGCGTTTATTGTAGGTTTCAAACACTCTTTTAGCTGAGATGTTTTCTGAGAAATTCGTGACAATAAAGGAATGCTTAAAAAGGAGTTCGCCTACTTCTCGAGTTGAACGAATACACACTCGACGCGGTTTGAACCAATAAGCTGCTTGGTAGGAAACCGAATGATAATAGACTTCTTTTTCATCCCAAGGATGATGATTATCATAGAACACAAACTCTTCCGCTAAACGATATAAATTCCTATTGGCCTTTAGCCGAATGACATACTGATTTTCGTATAAGTCGCATAAATCATAAACATCCGGTGTCGCGAAACCACTGTCTCCACGAACGAGAATATCAGTGGTTGGAATCGTTTGGTTATAATGTGCCAATAACGGTTCAAGAAATTCTTTGACCCCGTTGGTAGTGTATTGATTTCCTGATCGAAGCTTGGCTTTTAAAAAGTCGCCAGTCAAGCCGTCAAATGCCACTAAAGGATGGTAGCCATTCGTTCCATAATGTGCGTTGTAAGCAGTTTCTTCTTGATGACCGAAGGTATCCGAATGGGTAGAGTCTAAATCGATAATCATGTTTGTATGGTTACGAACCAAACGGGCTTTGTCAATTAAATCCTGGTTGAGTACTTGAAGCGTCAGAATTGTTTCGACCACTACACGATCATAGAATCGAGAAATGGATGATTGAGAAGCCAACGGCTCATCAGTTGATAACGTCTGTAATACCGGATCATGCTGTAGAATATTTGCAGCAGAGTCGGTGCTATAACCGGCTACAATTTGCAGCACTAACTGTTTTAAAAGCTTGTGATTCGTATGCGTCCAATATTTACGGCTGTCGTTAAATCGAACAATCTTTTTAGAGAGCTGGGTAAATTGGAAAGCATCCATTAGTTCATCAATTAAAATCAAACCAGAATCACTTGATAAACGAGCACCATCATGAGAAACGATTAAGTTATTGTTGAATTTCACTGCATTTTCTTGTAAGGTAACCACTGAGAGAACCCCTTTCTATGGTTGTTTGTGGTGAATTAACCATATCAGAAAGTGGTTCTTTTTTCATCACCTAATAGGTGATGAAGTAAGTTGCTTTAAATACTATTAAATCAATGTTTAGAAACAATATTAGTAAAACTATGAATTATTCAGGATCTAATATGTAATTTTACAATCTTCATTGAATCATACATAATAAAACATGAAGTAACAAAATATTTTACACTCTCTAAACATCTTTTCTCTATGGTCTTAATCATTAAAATATCTTAGCATATCTATTATTCTTATTTTTCTAAATAAATTTGTTCATTCAGGAGGATTTTATGAAAAATTTCGTTACACAAACATGGTTGTTAGAAAATTATTCAAATGATAACTTAATCTTACTTGATGCTCGCGCAGAATTAAATGATCCAAAAGCCGGATATAATCAATATAAAAAAGGACATCTAAAAAGAGCTCAGTTCGTCTCTTTAGAAGATACAATGACTGGAAAAGTCAGCAAGCATGGCGGTCGGCATCCTTTACCAGATATGGAAGTATTTATTACGGAAATGAAGCAGCTGGGTATTTCTGACTCTTCTACAGTAATCATTTATGATAACGGGGATCTGGCGATGGCAGGCAGATTATGGTGGTTGTTAAGATACGCTGGTAAAGATAAGGTGTTTTTATTAGAAGGCGGTATAAAACATTGGGTCGATAATGGGTTAGAACTTACTATAGTTTTTCCAGAGCCGCAAGCTTCTGGGGATTTAAATTTGAATTTAAATGAATCTATGATCGCAGAACACTCTGAAGTAAAGGCTGCTGTTGACTTAGAACAAACAGTAATAATCGATTCCAGAGCTTATGAACGGTATTCTGGTCAAGTGGAACCATTAGATAAATTGCCTGGACACATCCCCAGTGCTTTAAACTATCCTTGGATGGATTTAGTTGATGAAGGTACTATAATAGACAACAACAATATAAACGAAAAGTTTAAATCTCTGGAAGAATATGAGGATATTATCGTTCACTGCGGATCTGGGATAACCGGGACAGTAAATATGTTGTTTATGGAAGAAGCTGGATTGGAGCCAAGGTTGTACCTAGGAGGCTACAGTGACTGGGTCAGTTACGAAAACAGTCAAGTGGTAAAAGACTAAAACTCAGGGAAAACATTGTTTTATACCCCTTTATCGATAAAGCGAATAAATTTCAGGTTTTACGTTTGAGTTTATCCAAAACAAAATTAAGGTAGACACAGCACAAGTCATTACTTTAGTAGAACATCTATCTAAGGTTATTATATCACTCTAAACCCCAATGGGCGAAAGGCAAACGACATTGAAATTATCATGTTCTCAGAGAGTTATTAAATTATCAGATTTTTATGCATAAAAAAGGAACTGCCATATAAGCAGTTCCTTTTTGATATATATATAAAGTAAATTAACGTTTTGAGAATTGAGAAGCTTTACGCGCTTTTTTCAAACCTGGTTTCTTACGTTCAACCATACGTGGGTCACGAGTTAATAGACCTGCAGCTTTTAATGGGCCACGGAAGTCTGGATCAACTTCTAGCAATGCACGAGCGATACCATGACGGGCTGCTCCTGATTGACCAGTGAATCCTCCACCATTTACGTTTACATGTACGTCGTAGCTACCTAAAGTTTCTGTAAGAGCTAAAGGTTGTTTAACAACTTCGTGTAAATACGGGAATGGAATGTATTCAGTGATATCTTTTTTGTTCATGATGATTTTACCAGTACCTGGTACTAAGCGTACGCGAGCAGTTGAATTTTTACGTCTTCCTGTTGCGATATATTGTGTTTGTGCCATAGATATTCCCTCCTTAAATTAAGTTTGTGATGTCTAATACTTCAGGTTGTTGCGCTTGGTGATTGTGTTCTGCTCCACCGTAAACATGTAATTTCATGCCTTGAGCGCGACCTAAAGTGTTTTTAGGAAGCATACCTTTGACAGATAATTCGATTAATTTACGAGAATCTTTAGCACGTAAGTCACCAGCAGAGATTTGTTTCAATCCACCTGGGTTACCATCGATGTTACGAGAATAGATTTTGTCAGTTGCTTTTTTACCAGTTAATTTCACTTTGTCAGCGTTGATTACGATAACGAAGTCACCTGTATCAACATTTGGTGTGTAAGTTGGTTTATTTTTACCACGTAAAATAGCTGCGACTACACTTGACATACGTCCCATAGGGATATCAGTTGCGTCTACCACATACCATTTACGTTCTACTTCATTTGGTTTTGCCATATAAGTTGTACGCACGTTTTATTCCTCCATATTCTTATCTGTTTGTTTGAATGCACAATAAGTTTCCGGGGCTCATCGTGGTGGCAAACAATACCATTTAATATTCTACCTTTAATTTTGACTTTTGTCAAATTTTTTCTAAGAAAGAATTCTTTTTTATTTTACTTATTTTCCTGAATAAAATAAGCCATAAATAAATCATCGACAAAGTGACCGTCGATCCAAAATTCATCCTTTAAGTGACCTTCTATTTCAAATCCACTCTTTTGATAGAGCTTAAGGGCATTCGGATTAGTAGCTAATACGCGCAAGCTGAGTTTATGAATACCTCTTTCAGCTGCTAAAGGCTTGATAGCTGCTAGTAAAGCTGTTCCAACGCCTTTGCCTTGGGCAGATGGGTGAACACCTACATCAATGCTCCAGATCTTCTGGTGAGCCGGTAGCTGAGAAGGCTTTTGAAAGCCTAAGAGCCCTGCTATTTCTTGCGTTTCTTTGTCTTCGGCTACTAAGTGTGATCCCACAGCAAAATGCTTTTGATAGTCTTCCACTGTTTCATAAGTCGTTACACTAGGCGTA from the Carnobacterium inhibens subsp. inhibens DSM 13024 genome contains:
- a CDS encoding GNAT family N-acetyltransferase — encoded protein: MSWIIRLSKLSDYPELMAIENQIWHSGNTPSVTTYETVEDYQKHFAVGSHLVAEDKETQEIAGLLGFQKPSQLPAHQKIWSIDVGVHPSAQGKGVGTALLAAIKPLAAERGIHKLSLRVLATNPNALKLYQKSGFEIEGHLKDEFWIDGHFVDDLFMAYFIQENK
- the rplM gene encoding 50S ribosomal protein L13, whose translation is MRTTYMAKPNEVERKWYVVDATDIPMGRMSSVVAAILRGKNKPTYTPNVDTGDFVIVINADKVKLTGKKATDKIYSRNIDGNPGGLKQISAGDLRAKDSRKLIELSVKGMLPKNTLGRAQGMKLHVYGGAEHNHQAQQPEVLDITNLI
- a CDS encoding IS1380 family transposase — its product is MVTLQENAVKFNNNLIVSHDGARLSSDSGLILIDELMDAFQFTQLSKKIVRFNDSRKYWTHTNHKLLKQLVLQIVAGYSTDSAANILQHDPVLQTLSTDEPLASQSSISRFYDRVVVETILTLQVLNQDLIDKARLVRNHTNMIIDLDSTHSDTFGHQEETAYNAHYGTNGYHPLVAFDGLTGDFLKAKLRSGNQYTTNGVKEFLEPLLAHYNQTIPTTDILVRGDSGFATPDVYDLCDLYENQYVIRLKANRNLYRLAEEFVFYDNHHPWDEKEVYYHSVSYQAAYWFKPRRVCIRSTREVGELLFKHSFIVTNFSENISAKRVFETYNKRGTMENYIKEAKNSFFFDNTDSPRFIENEARMMISLLAYNLVNFLRTLCFEPKSKGLQVDTIRFRLFKVAGKLVSTARQMYLKLSISHVYQREFYAVFRKIQRIRQYI
- the rpsI gene encoding 30S ribosomal protein S9, translated to MAQTQYIATGRRKNSTARVRLVPGTGKIIMNKKDITEYIPFPYLHEVVKQPLALTETLGSYDVHVNVNGGGFTGQSGAARHGIARALLEVDPDFRGPLKAAGLLTRDPRMVERKKPGLKKARKASQFSKR
- a CDS encoding sulfurtransferase, with translation MKNFVTQTWLLENYSNDNLILLDARAELNDPKAGYNQYKKGHLKRAQFVSLEDTMTGKVSKHGGRHPLPDMEVFITEMKQLGISDSSTVIIYDNGDLAMAGRLWWLLRYAGKDKVFLLEGGIKHWVDNGLELTIVFPEPQASGDLNLNLNESMIAEHSEVKAAVDLEQTVIIDSRAYERYSGQVEPLDKLPGHIPSALNYPWMDLVDEGTIIDNNNINEKFKSLEEYEDIIVHCGSGITGTVNMLFMEEAGLEPRLYLGGYSDWVSYENSQVVKD